In Acidisarcina polymorpha, the DNA window GCGCGAGCAGCGGCACGGATAGACAAAGCCGCCCTCAATCAATTCTTTCAAGGCCGAAATATAGAGCGGCAACCTCATGCTTTGAAGATAAGGGCCATACTCCCCACAAACGTCTGGTCCCTCTTGCCAGCGAATACCGAGCCAGTCAAGGTCCTCCACCGCCGCGGCAGCAAACTCCGGCTTCGACCGCTGTGGATCAAGATCATCCACGCGCAGAACTAATGCACCGCCGGAACGCAGCGCCCGTTGGTAAGCAGTCCAGAAGGTTGCGGCGTGGCCGAGGTGCAGCAGTCCGGTAGGGGAGGGCGCGAGGCGTCCGCGATAGCCGAGAAAATCAGACACAAAATTCAGTGTATTCGCCGCTTCATCCACGGTGACGTTGAGCGAGCATCTCGCGCCCGAGGTCGCAGAACGCCTTGACGATCGCCCTCTCTTCATCTTTACGCCAGACCAGGTCTACATCGCTGCGAACGCTTGTTCCGCTGAGCTCGATACAGACGCAGTCCGGCGCCGCGATTCGCTCAATGCATGCGGGCGCGATGCTCACTCCTAAACCTGCTCCAACCAGCCGCAGAACTGTGAACCACTGCGGCGCCTCCTGAACGACCCGCGGCCGAAAACCATGGGCTTCACACAAAGATGCAGTCTTCTCATAGGCGAGACGGCCGGCCCGTGGTGAAAACAAGACAAAAGGCTCGTCTCGGAGAACCGCTGCAGAGAGCGTCCGGCTCTTCGCCAAAGCATGGTGCGCCGGTAGAACTGCCACGAAAGGCTCTGACGAGAGCGTCTCCGCCTCCAGGCCCTCGACCTCGCCTCCGTCACGGAGGAAGGCGACATCAATCAGGCTGTCCAACAATGCCTGCGTCATCTCCGACGAAAAACCCTCGCGGAGTTGAAGATCGACCCTGGGATGTTTGCGACGATATTCTCCCAGCATGGATGGTAGCGGAGTCAACATGCCGGAGCTGATGAAGCCCACACGCAGGGCGCCAAGTTCGCCCCGGCCAACGCTTCGTGCCTCCGCCAGATCTTCGATTACGCTCCGTAACGTACGCCGTGCCCGCTCGAGAAAGATCTCCCCTGCGGCAGTCAGCTTAACTGCGCGGGTGGTTCTGAGGAACAAAGGATAGCCCACAATTTCCTCCAACTTGCGGATTTGCTGGGAGAGTGGAGGCTGGGCAAGGTGCAGCCGCGAAGCGGCGCGGCCGAAGTGCAGTTCTTCCGCCACTGCCACGAAGTAGCGGAGGTGGCGTAATTCGATTTCGCTATCCATACTTTGTTCATCCTAATCGCAACAAATAAGATATTGGACGTATGGGGGGATCCAGCATACTTTTTAAAAAGGAGAGATCTATGCCTGTCTGTGTTCAAGAGAGTCTCACTGCTCCTGCCCCGCCAGTGGTCGAAATCCGGCGGTTCCGGCCCGGAGACGAAGCCGCTTTTCTGCGCCTGAACGAGGAGTGGATCGTGCGTCACTTCGTCCTCGAAGAGAAGGACCGTACCGTTCTCAACGATCCCATGAAGCACATCCTCGACCGAGGTGGACAGATTCTTTTCGCCGTGATCGGCGGAGAAGCGGTCGGCTGCTGCGCGATTGTTCCCGAACTGGAGCCCGGCGTCTACGAGGTTGCGAAGATGGCAGTGACCGAAAAGCTGCAAGGACAGGGCATTGGACGTAAAATTCTCCAGGCGGTGATCGAAACTGCGAAAGGGATGGGAGCCTCCCGGCTCTACCTCGAGACCAATAGCAAACTAGCCAATGCGACCCATTTGTACGAGAAGCTGGGCTTTCGCCATGTTCCAGTGGAGCGGTTGAAACCTTCACTCTATCGGCGCGCCGATGTCTTCATGGAGATGGTGCTGAGTTGATTCCTTCTCCAGAGACCTTCCTTCCGCCGGCAACGCCCAACCGGTCCCCTGAAGCAATTGCTCTCGAATTCGGCGATCCGCCGTTGGAAGCTCTCCGAACTACCCACAAACGCTTCGCGATGGCCGCAGGGCGGGCCTGCAAGTACCCAGCGGATGTCGCTCCTTTTGCGGCGATTGAGGATAGCTCGGAGGAGGCGCTGCGGGATCTGTTTTCGCTCCTGAATCCAGGCGAGGGCACGTATGTCGTCAGCGGAGCTTCGTTGGCATTCGAGGGCCTGCGATGCGACGGGCCGCTGGGAGTGAAGCAGATGACATATCCCCAAAACCGGCCACTGCCGATCAATGCTCGGATTGATGGTATCCGAATCGAACCGCTTTCCTGCGCCAACGCTGCCGAGATGGTGGAACTGACTTCGATCGCTTTTCCAGGCTTCTTCCGAGCGCGCACCTGTGAAATGGGCAGCTACTACGGCATCCGCCAAGAAGGACGATTAGTCGCGATGTGCGGCGAACGGATGGCCATTCGCGAATATCGCGAAATTAGTGGTCTCTGCACGCATCCGGACTTTCGCGGCAATGGCTATGCCGCCGTGTTGATGTTGCAGCTCATGCGCGATCATCGCGAAGCCGGATTACAGTCATACCTGCACGTCTCCGCAAACAACGCCAATGCCATCGCCCTCTACGAACGAATGAGCTTCGAGCATCGAGGAGAGTTTTCGCTATATCTTCTAACACGCGAAAGTTAAGACGTCGCTCGTAGACGGGACTCTCTGTCGCTCTTACTGGCGTTCGTCTCCCGACGCATTCGCACAGGAAAGCAAACCCTGCTCCGTCAGCCAGGTACGAAGAAGATCCCTTCCTAGATATCCAAATTCTTCACATGCAGCGCGTTTTCTTCGATGAACTTCCGCCTGGCTTCGACATCTTCGCCCAACAAGGTGGTGAAGATGGAGATGGTGCTGTAAGGAAATGGTGGCCGTGTTCGCTCCTCGCCAGGTTAGGAGGCGTTGACCACGATGGTCAGAATGGATCGGCTCAGGACAGCTACCCTCTTGAATCATGAGGGTAGCATGGACCCGGAGAACGTCGGTTCGCTATACAAGCGTCATTGGGTTCGGGCCGTCGCTCGAGTTTTACCGCGACAGAGCCAATTCCCTCAGCGAGCCTTGCTCGCCACTATGGCGCGGCGGAGCAGAATCCAATTCGTGACGTCTACGCCAAAAATAGATTGCAAAACACACCGTCACGATGGGCACCACTATGCCGAACTCATCGATAAACCAGAGAGTCTTCCCCGTATCGCGGGTGAGCGGGGTACAAATGCTTTGAATGTAAAGATTGTGACTCGAGTGAAGGATCACCGCGGTCCAGAGACTTCCCGATTTCATACGTAGCCAGGTCAAGATGAAAGAATCGGCGATGACCGCAACCGTAAAACAAATCATGCCGAACCAGAGCGGCTCTCTGGATCCGGAATTGTAGTTGCTCCAGAGCATCACGGGAAAATGCCATACGGCCCACGCCGCGGCGCTGAGCAGTGAGGTCTTGGTATATCCCATTGTCTTGAATAACTCTGGAACAAGAAAGCCACGCCAGCCCATTTCCTCGCCCAGGTCGCTGGCCAGTCTCGGGATTATGCCGTAAGTGGCCGTGAGCAGCAGATAGACGACGGTAGAGGTGAGGGGCGATGCCCTCAAGGCCATGACCGGGACAAGATGTTGCATGAATTCGTGGTTCGGAAAGCCACCCAGTCCGGAGCCCCACACGATGGCGTAGGCGATGAGAGCATATGCAAACGGGACGAACCAACTCATCCATGCATAGCGAGCCTGCGGCCACTTTCAGCCCAGATCCGACAGCTTGCGGCAATTGAGCTTCAAGGTAAGCATTGCTGCGAATGCCACACACCACTTAAGACCAATCGCATATTTACCCTCGGCTCCTCGCAACTGCTGCGTGTACCAACACATACAGTAGAAGACTGAGCTGAAAGCGAAAGTCAGCACTAGAAAGACAATTACCTGCTGCCTTGAGGAGCCAGGCTTTGACATGGACTTTGATACCTTTTCGATCGAAATTTAGCTCGGAAACAGCCGGGAGTGAAGCGCCCTTCCAGGAAAGACACTTCAGGAATTGAATTATTTCCAAGATGTGAATGCCGGCTGGAGTGCTGCGCGTGGGGAGGGAATGGACCTGCTTGCCGCCGTGTGGTGATCCTATCCTGCCGAGTTGCTCGAGAGATCGGATGCCGAATTCACGATAAGAAGCGGCCGGTCGTTCAACAGAAGAGAGTAGCCGGCTCAAAACGAAAGCTACCCTTCTGGATCAGAGGGTAGCTTGAATAGGGAAACGCCACTTCGTTTTAGATATCGAGGTTCTTCACATCCAGCGCGTTTTCTTCGATGAACTTCCGCCTGGCTTCGACATCTTCGCCCATCAGAGTGGTGAAAATGGTCTCGGTTTCGGCGATGTCTTCGAGTTTCACCGAGAGCAGCGTGCGCCGCTCGGGATCCATGGTCGTCTCCCACAGCTGGGTCGAGGTCATCTCGCCGAGTCCCTTGTAACGCTGCACCTGATAGTCACGGCGTCCCTGCTCGATCACATAATCGAAGAGTTCCTTAGGGGTATGCTTGACAACCGGATCATGACTGGCGCGGCTGGCCCGCTTGGGCGCCGGCTTGCCCGCCTCCACTTCGCCGATCGTCTCGCCCTCCGTCTCTTCAGGATCGGGAACCACTTGCTTGGTGGCGTACTCGATCCGGAAGGGCGGTTCCAACTGCTCTTTAATCTGGGCGAACTTCGACATCATCTGCCGGTATTCCGGCGATGAGGCCAATGTCCAGTTGATTTTGCGTTCCGCTCCATTGTCATCCGTAAAGGCAATCGACCAGGTCTGGTGCTCCTCGTCATAGGCGGGTTCGCTCAGGGCCTTGAACTGAAGTGCTTTTCGCTCCGTCTCGAGCCTGCGATGTAATGCCACAAGCTTCGCGGGAGCGTGACCCTCCGCACCTTCGAAGTCGCTGCGGCGGACCAGCTCGAGCTCCGCAAGAAGGTTGGTAACGTGCTCATTCCGAAGGCGCTTGTCTACTTTGTCGAAGAGTTCAAGGTACTCCCGCAACTGCCCGATGAACTTGGTCAGCACCGAGCCATCCAGCTTGTGCTCGGTGGGTCCGGCCTCTGCGCCTGCCCCGTGATAGACGACCATCCCGTCGGAGGCGCGCTTGACCATCACCCGGACAAACTCGCGATCGTCCTTGATGTACTGCTCGAACTTGCCCTTCTTGATGCGGTAGAGCGGCGGCTGGGCAATGTAAACATGGCCGCGTTTGATCAGCTCCGTCATATGGCGGAAGAAGAAGGTCAGCAGCAGCGTCCGGATGTGCGATCCATCGACGTCAGCGTCCGTCATGAGAATGATTTTTCCGTAACGGAGCTTGGAAGGGTCGAAGTCTTCCTTGCCAATACCCGCGCCGAGGGCGGTAATCATCGCCCGGATTTCTTCGTGACCGAGCATCTTGTCGTATCGGGCTTTTTCGACGTTGAGGATCTTGCCCTTCAGTGGCAGGATCGCCTGGAAGCGCCGATCGCGGCCCTGGCGCGAGGTTCCGCCGGCCGACTCTCCCTCGACCAGATAGATTTCGCACTTCTCCGGGTTCCGCTCACTACAGTCGGAAAGTTTGCCAGGAAGACCGCCGCCGTCCAGAGCGCCCTTGCGGCGAGTGAGATCACGCGCCTTGCGGGCAGC includes these proteins:
- a CDS encoding GNAT family N-acetyltransferase → MIPSPETFLPPATPNRSPEAIALEFGDPPLEALRTTHKRFAMAAGRACKYPADVAPFAAIEDSSEEALRDLFSLLNPGEGTYVVSGASLAFEGLRCDGPLGVKQMTYPQNRPLPINARIDGIRIEPLSCANAAEMVELTSIAFPGFFRARTCEMGSYYGIRQEGRLVAMCGERMAIREYREISGLCTHPDFRGNGYAAVLMLQLMRDHREAGLQSYLHVSANNANAIALYERMSFEHRGEFSLYLLTRES
- the gyrB gene encoding DNA topoisomerase (ATP-hydrolyzing) subunit B gives rise to the protein MSTKELVVSENITFPESTEISSRLNGKEKAAPRSYTGEDIKILEGLEAVRLRPAMYIGSTGEMGLHHLVYEVVDNSVDEALAGHAKRIEVTIHVDNSITVVDDGRGIPVDEKVLPNGERMTAVEVVLTKLHAGGKFDASNYKVSGGLHGVGVSCVNALSEAFDVEIWRDDHTYEQTYAKGVPLEKLRQTGSSKRKGTKVHFLPDKSIFTVTEYNYDTLAQRLRELAFLNKGLEISLTDERTTDPKTGEAKRAEFRYAGGIAEFIKLLNKGKQVLHDKPIVMEATRDNVEIDIAMQYNDAYSETVFTFANNINTVDGGAHLSGFKTALTRTINSAGQSLGLFKDLKENLSGDDVREGLVAVISVKLSQPQFEGQTKGKLNSDIAGTVQAVVNEKLGGFLEQNPPIARKIINKAIEAARAREAARKARDLTRRKGALDGGGLPGKLSDCSERNPEKCEIYLVEGESAGGTSRQGRDRRFQAILPLKGKILNVEKARYDKMLGHEEIRAMITALGAGIGKEDFDPSKLRYGKIILMTDADVDGSHIRTLLLTFFFRHMTELIKRGHVYIAQPPLYRIKKGKFEQYIKDDREFVRVMVKRASDGMVVYHGAGAEAGPTEHKLDGSVLTKFIGQLREYLELFDKVDKRLRNEHVTNLLAELELVRRSDFEGAEGHAPAKLVALHRRLETERKALQFKALSEPAYDEEHQTWSIAFTDDNGAERKINWTLASSPEYRQMMSKFAQIKEQLEPPFRIEYATKQVVPDPEETEGETIGEVEAGKPAPKRASRASHDPVVKHTPKELFDYVIEQGRRDYQVQRYKGLGEMTSTQLWETTMDPERRTLLSVKLEDIAETETIFTTLMGEDVEARRKFIEENALDVKNLDI
- a CDS encoding CPBP family intramembrane glutamic endopeptidase; protein product: MSWFVPFAYALIAYAIVWGSGLGGFPNHEFMQHLVPVMALRASPLTSTVVYLLLTATYGIIPRLASDLGEEMGWRGFLVPELFKTMGYTKTSLLSAAAWAVWHFPVMLWSNYNSGSREPLWFGMICFTVAVIADSFILTWLRMKSGSLWTAVILHSSHNLYIQSICTPLTRDTGKTLWFIDEFGIVVPIVTVCFAIYFWRRRHELDSAPPRHSGEQGSLRELALSR
- a CDS encoding LysR substrate-binding domain-containing protein; translated protein: MDSEIELRHLRYFVAVAEELHFGRAASRLHLAQPPLSQQIRKLEEIVGYPLFLRTTRAVKLTAAGEIFLERARRTLRSVIEDLAEARSVGRGELGALRVGFISSGMLTPLPSMLGEYRRKHPRVDLQLREGFSSEMTQALLDSLIDVAFLRDGGEVEGLEAETLSSEPFVAVLPAHHALAKSRTLSAAVLRDEPFVLFSPRAGRLAYEKTASLCEAHGFRPRVVQEAPQWFTVLRLVGAGLGVSIAPACIERIAAPDCVCIELSGTSVRSDVDLVWRKDEERAIVKAFCDLGREMLAQRHRG
- a CDS encoding GNAT family N-acetyltransferase gives rise to the protein MPVCVQESLTAPAPPVVEIRRFRPGDEAAFLRLNEEWIVRHFVLEEKDRTVLNDPMKHILDRGGQILFAVIGGEAVGCCAIVPELEPGVYEVAKMAVTEKLQGQGIGRKILQAVIETAKGMGASRLYLETNSKLANATHLYEKLGFRHVPVERLKPSLYRRADVFMEMVLS